CAAAAGCGATACTCCTCGCCTCTGTCTTGCTTGTCGGGTGCCAGGCGTCAAAGCATGATGCCAACATTCAACAGCACGCACAGAGTCTGTCTGCAGCTGGTCAAGGTGAAGCAGGAAAGTACACGGGTCGAGCGACCTCTGCGCGATGGATGGATGATGGAACCTTCCTCGCGCAAGATCAAAACCTGTGGAACTTCATCGGCAACGAGCTAAAGATGGGGATACCGGAAAACGTCCGGATCCGTGAACAGAAACAGAAGTACCTGAGTAATAAGAGCTATCTCCACGATGTAACATTACGGGCAGAGCCGTATATGTACTGGATTGCCGGGCAGGTTAAGAAACGCAACATGCCAATGGAACTAGTACTACTACCCATAGTGGAGAGCGCTTTTGACCCCCACGCGACGTCTGGCGCAAATGCCGCAGGCATTTGGCAGATTATCCCAAGTACGGGGCGCAATTACGGTCTGAAGCAGACCAAGGCGTACGATGCACGCCGTGATGTAGTGGCCTCAACCACTGCCGCACTGGATATGATGCAGCGTTTGAACAAGATGTTTGACGGCGACTGGTTGTTGACCGTGGCAGCATACAACAGCGGCGAAGGCCGTGTGCTGAACGCTATTAAAGCGAACAAATCGCGGGGTAAACCTACCGATTTCTGGTCGCTGGCTTTGCCGCGTGAAACAAAGATCTACGTACCGAAAATGCTGGCGTTGAGTGACATACTCAAAAACAGTCAGAAGTACGGCGTACGTCTGCCAACAACGGATGAGAGCCGCGCGCTGGCGCGTGTTGAAGTAAGCAGTCCGGTTGAGTTAACGCAGGTCGCCGAAATGGCGGGCATGTCGTTGACCAATCTGAAGAACTTCAACGCCGGTGTGAAAAGCTCCACCATTGGAAAAAATCAGCGCTATGTGATGGTGCCGAAAAAGCATGCTGAACAGCTGAAAGCCTCTTTGGCTTCGGGTGAAATCGATGCTTTACAGCCAACGCTCGTCGCGGATAACCGCCTCAGCGCTGGCGGGAACAAATCTTATAAAGTGCGCTCAGGGGATACCCTGTCGAGCATTGCTTCACGTCTTGGCGTGAACGCGAAAGATTTGCAGGGCTGGAATAACCTGCGCGGTTCTCGCCTTAAAGTTGGGCAAACGCTCAGCGTGAAAGGCGGTGTTTCGCAGCTGGCCGATAACAGCAGCATCACCTATCAGGTGCGAAAAGGCGACTCACTGTCGAGTATTGCAAAGCGTCACGGCGTTAACATCAAAGATGTGATGCGCTGGAACAGCATTACCGACGATTTGAGACCAGGCGATCGCCTGACGCTGTTTGTCCGCGGGAATACTTCTCCGGATACCTGATTGTAAAGATCAAAAAGGCACCTTCACGGTGCCTTTTCTTTTTCCCTTATGCCTTCCTGGCCTCCAGCATAATGATATCGCTGGTGAACGAGCCGTCACGCTGTAATTCAAAGTACTGCTTAACCTCGTCTGAGGCGCTTTTCTGGTAAGCGCGGATCGCGTCCGATAACACTATCGGCGTTCTCATTCTGGCAATCCAGCTGGAGAACTCCAGATTCAGCCTGTCGCATAACACGCTGTGCGTCACCAGGCCCGCATCGTTAAACAGGCTCAGCCACTCGCCGCTGGAATAATTGCGCACGTGTGACGTATCACGCAGAGCCTCTACCGTTTGCAGCCAGATATCCTTCACCGGATGCCCCGGCGAGGTGACATCCATAAAGACTGCAACGCCACCGGGCTTGAGAACGCGCTTCACTTCACGCAGCGCCTGGCCAACATCGTGCCAGTGATGTGCTGAATAACGGCTGATGACCACGTCAAAGGTGCTGTCGTCAAAAGGAAGAGCTTCCGCGTATCCCTGACGAGTCGCAATGTTCGCGATCCCACGCGTTGTCGCCGCCTCCGCGACGACTGCCAGCATCTGCTCGGACAAATCATAGGCGACAACTGACTTCACCTTAGCCGCGGCGATAAAACTT
This region of Cedecea lapagei genomic DNA includes:
- the mltD gene encoding murein transglycosylase D, giving the protein MKAKAILLASVLLVGCQASKHDANIQQHAQSLSAAGQGEAGKYTGRATSARWMDDGTFLAQDQNLWNFIGNELKMGIPENVRIREQKQKYLSNKSYLHDVTLRAEPYMYWIAGQVKKRNMPMELVLLPIVESAFDPHATSGANAAGIWQIIPSTGRNYGLKQTKAYDARRDVVASTTAALDMMQRLNKMFDGDWLLTVAAYNSGEGRVLNAIKANKSRGKPTDFWSLALPRETKIYVPKMLALSDILKNSQKYGVRLPTTDESRALARVEVSSPVELTQVAEMAGMSLTNLKNFNAGVKSSTIGKNQRYVMVPKKHAEQLKASLASGEIDALQPTLVADNRLSAGGNKSYKVRSGDTLSSIASRLGVNAKDLQGWNNLRGSRLKVGQTLSVKGGVSQLADNSSITYQVRKGDSLSSIAKRHGVNIKDVMRWNSITDDLRPGDRLTLFVRGNTSPDT
- a CDS encoding class I SAM-dependent methyltransferase; the encoded protein is MTTQSHHDKVSQQFGSQASAYLSSTVHASGRDLERLSARLNDFPHATLLDMGCGAGHASFIAAAKVKSVVAYDLSEQMLAVVAEAATTRGIANIATRQGYAEALPFDDSTFDVVISRYSAHHWHDVGQALREVKRVLKPGGVAVFMDVTSPGHPVKDIWLQTVEALRDTSHVRNYSSGEWLSLFNDAGLVTHSVLCDRLNLEFSSWIARMRTPIVLSDAIRAYQKSASDEVKQYFELQRDGSFTSDIIMLEARKA